A single genomic interval of Ramlibacter pinisoli harbors:
- a CDS encoding sigma-70 family RNA polymerase sigma factor — MPLQAADLEAQIPQLRRYARALTGDTWAADDLVQDTLERACDRWQLWKAGSDLRAWLFTVMHNLFIDGARRAMRQQGRRVDIDDVAQELAAPPSAPEQAIDLQRCLLRLPDEQREVLLLVTLQDLGYEDVARMMGTPVGTVMSRLSRARARLRELMEAGPAPASVVPLKRLK, encoded by the coding sequence ATGCCGCTCCAGGCCGCCGACCTCGAAGCCCAGATCCCGCAATTGCGACGCTATGCGCGCGCACTGACGGGGGACACCTGGGCCGCCGACGACCTGGTGCAGGACACGCTCGAGAGGGCCTGCGACCGGTGGCAACTGTGGAAAGCGGGCAGCGACCTGCGGGCCTGGCTGTTCACGGTGATGCACAACCTGTTCATCGACGGCGCGCGGCGCGCGATGCGGCAGCAGGGGCGCCGGGTGGACATCGACGACGTGGCGCAGGAGCTCGCCGCACCGCCGTCGGCACCCGAGCAGGCCATCGACCTGCAGCGCTGCCTGTTGCGGCTGCCGGATGAACAACGCGAGGTGCTGCTGCTGGTGACATTGCAGGACCTGGGATACGAGGACGTGGCCCGGATGATGGGCACGCCGGTGGGCACCGTGATGTCGCGCCTGTCGCGCGCCCGGGCCCGCTTGCGCGAATTGATGGAGGCCGGCCCGGCGCCGGCGTCCGTGGTACCGCTGAAGCGACTGAAGTGA
- a CDS encoding anti-sigma factor family protein: protein MTQDSSTADETALHALVDGRLTAAEREALHTRLAVDTQAARTAQAWMAQREALRALHREVLQEPVPPALAQVTRQLDQQRGRLGRWQRWGGVAAAVLLAFGLGWASHGQWDARGPASQVARARPVVDFGRQAVVAHVVFSPEIRHPVEVTAAQQEHLVQWLSKRLGRSLKVPDLTMQGYELVGGRLLSGGQGPRAQFMYQNLKGDRLTLYVGALEGTPDAQAARETAFRFTSEAGTSSFYWVDQGFGYALAGRLGRAELLPLADVVYKQL, encoded by the coding sequence ATGACACAGGATTCCTCCACCGCCGACGAGACCGCGCTGCACGCGCTGGTCGATGGGCGCCTGACTGCCGCCGAACGCGAGGCGCTGCACACGCGCCTGGCCGTCGACACGCAGGCGGCCCGCACGGCCCAGGCGTGGATGGCCCAGCGCGAGGCGTTGCGGGCTCTGCACCGCGAGGTGCTGCAGGAGCCGGTACCGCCGGCCCTCGCCCAGGTCACGCGCCAGCTCGACCAGCAACGGGGACGACTCGGCCGCTGGCAGCGCTGGGGTGGCGTCGCCGCGGCGGTGCTGCTGGCCTTCGGCCTCGGCTGGGCCTCCCACGGCCAGTGGGACGCGCGAGGACCGGCCAGCCAGGTTGCCCGCGCGCGGCCGGTCGTGGATTTCGGCCGCCAGGCGGTGGTGGCGCACGTCGTGTTCTCGCCCGAGATCCGCCATCCGGTCGAGGTGACGGCCGCGCAGCAGGAGCACCTGGTGCAGTGGCTGTCGAAACGGCTGGGCCGGTCCCTGAAGGTGCCCGACCTCACGATGCAGGGCTACGAACTGGTCGGCGGCCGCCTGCTGTCCGGCGGCCAGGGACCGCGCGCCCAGTTCATGTACCAGAACCTCAAGGGCGATCGCCTGACGCTGTATGTCGGCGCCCTCGAGGGCACGCCCGATGCGCAGGCCGCCCGCGAGACGGCGTTCCGCTTCACCAGCGAAGCCGGCACCTCCAGCTTCTACTGGGTCGACCAGGGCTTCGGCTACGCCCTCGCCGGACGGCTGGGCCGGGCGGAACTGCTGCCGCTGGCCGACGTCGTCTACAAGCAGCTCTGA
- a CDS encoding enoyl-CoA hydratase/isomerase family protein: protein MGEVVAEVVGRAGLVTLNRPRALNALSLAMVRELDAVLRQWQDDPRIEVVAIRGQGREGPFGAFSAGGDIRFFHQAALAGDHASLDAFFTEEYRLNHLVHHYPKPFAACMDGIVFGGGMGISQGARCRIVTERTRVAMPETIIGLFPDVGGGYFLSRCPGRLGEYLALTGETIGAEEAIDARLADVQLPAAELPALWERLGREGVAALPPPHRAIGSRLAAHRAEIDRVFALDGVVDILRALEAGSTDWHRDTAALLRKRSPLMLHVTLEQVRRARTMTLADDLRMERDIVWHCFRRKPGASGETVEGIRALAIDKDQSPRWSPARAEDVTAEEVDAFFRSPWAPGEHPLRELA, encoded by the coding sequence ATGGGTGAAGTGGTCGCCGAGGTCGTCGGCAGGGCGGGCCTGGTCACGTTGAACCGGCCCAGGGCGCTGAACGCGCTGTCGCTGGCGATGGTGCGCGAGCTGGACGCCGTCCTGCGGCAGTGGCAGGACGATCCCCGCATCGAGGTGGTCGCGATCCGCGGGCAGGGCAGGGAAGGGCCGTTCGGGGCCTTCAGCGCAGGCGGCGACATCCGCTTCTTCCACCAGGCGGCGCTGGCCGGCGACCATGCCTCGCTGGACGCGTTCTTCACCGAGGAGTACCGGCTCAACCACCTGGTGCACCACTATCCCAAGCCCTTCGCCGCCTGCATGGACGGCATCGTGTTCGGCGGCGGCATGGGCATCTCGCAGGGCGCGCGCTGCCGCATCGTCACCGAGCGCACCCGCGTCGCCATGCCCGAGACCATCATCGGGCTGTTCCCGGACGTCGGCGGCGGCTACTTCCTGTCGCGCTGCCCGGGCCGCCTGGGCGAATACCTGGCGCTGACCGGCGAGACCATCGGCGCCGAGGAAGCCATCGACGCCCGCCTGGCCGACGTGCAGCTGCCTGCGGCCGAGTTGCCCGCGCTCTGGGAGCGCCTGGGGCGGGAGGGCGTCGCCGCGCTCCCGCCACCGCACCGGGCGATCGGCTCGCGGCTGGCGGCGCACCGGGCCGAGATCGACCGCGTGTTCGCGCTGGACGGCGTGGTCGACATCCTGCGGGCGCTGGAAGCCGGATCGACGGACTGGCACCGCGACACGGCCGCGCTGCTGCGCAAGCGCTCGCCGCTGATGCTGCACGTGACCCTGGAGCAGGTGCGGCGGGCCCGCACGATGACCCTGGCGGACGACCTGCGGATGGAGCGCGACATCGTGTGGCACTGCTTCCGCCGCAAGCCCGGCGCATCGGGTGAGACGGTGGAGGGCATCCGGGCCCTCGCCATCGACAAGGACCAGTCGCCGCGCTGGAGTCCGGCGCGCGCCGAGGACGTCACGGCCGAGGAAGTCGACGCTTTCTTCCGCAGCCCCTGGGCGCCCGGCGAGCACCCCTTGCGTGAACTGGCCTGA